A part of Aegilops tauschii subsp. strangulata cultivar AL8/78 chromosome 2, Aet v6.0, whole genome shotgun sequence genomic DNA contains:
- the LOC109786117 gene encoding probable protein phosphatase 2C 64, protein MGNCAARGDTAVTAAGAGGEDGKRRRRRWKAPREDQLGTVPGRIFSNDGRSRTASVFTQQGRKGINQDAMLIWDGFGGEEDGVLCGVFDGHGPHGHLVARRVRDSLPLRLMSAARASPKTGLDMPAAAWRKAFARAYKAMDKDLRSHPALDSFCSGSTAVTVLKLGSDLYMANIGDSRAVLGSRDAAAGGMAAVQLTVDLKPDVPSEAERIKKCRGRVFALQDEPEVPRVWLPFDDAPGLAMARAFGDFCLKDYGVISVPEFFHWPLTDKDQFVILASDGVWDVLSNQEAVDIVSSSPSRSKAARTLVEAANREWKTKYPTSRTDDCAVVCLYLDGKMDHERDSTASMDNISIEDDSVADPNEAQEQQEPALTRNFTVRTVPGSAQEKALAGADAKVSGGADDHNWSGLDGVTRVNSLVQLPRFSEEKAVS, encoded by the exons ATGGGGAACTGCGCGGCGAGGGGGGACACGGCAGTCACGGCGGCCGGCGCGGGCGGCGAGGACGGGAagaggcggcggaggaggtggAAGGCGCCGCGGGAGGACCAGCTGGGGACGGTCCCCGGGCGGATCTTCTCCAACGACGGCCGCAGCCGCACCGCCTCCGTCTTCACGCAGCAGGGCCGCAAGGGGATCAACCAGGACGCCATGCTCATCTGGGAT GGGTtcggcggggaggaggacggcGTGCTGTGCGGGGTGTTCGACGGCCACGGGCCGCACGGCCACCTGGTAGCGCGCAGGGTGCGCGACTCGCTGCCGCTCAGGCTCATGTCCGCCGCGCGCGCCTCGCCCAAGACCGGGCTGGACATGCCGGCCGCCGCCTGGAGGAAGGCCTTCGCGCGCGCCTACAAGGCCATGGACAAGGACCTCCGCTCCCACCCCGCCCTCGACAGCTTCTGCAGCGGCAGCACCGCCGTCACCGTCCTCAAGCTC GGCTCGGACCTTTACATGGCCAACATCGGGGACTCGCGCGCTGTCCTAGGCTCCAGagacgccgccgccggcggcaTGGCGGCCGTGCAGCTCACCGTTGACCTCAAGCCTGACGTCCCCA GCGAGGCGGAGCGGATCAAGAAGTGCAGGGGCAGGGTGTTCGCGCTGCAGGACGAGCCGGAGGTGCCGAGGGTGTGGCTCCCGTTCGACGACGCGCCGGGCCTGGCCATGGCGCGGGCGTTCGGGGACTTCtgcctcaaggactacggcgtcatcTCGGTGCCGGAGTTCTTCCACTGGCCTCTCACGGACAAGGACCAGTTCGTCATCCTCGCATCCGACGGG GTGTGGGATGTCCTGAGCAACCAAGAGGCTGTTGACATAGTGTCCTCATCCCCAAGTCGGTCAAAGGCGGCAAGGACTCTTGTCGAGGCAGCTAACCGTGAATGGAAAACCAAGTACCCAACATCCAGGACCGATGACTGCGCGGTCGTTTGCTTATATTTGGATGGCAAAATGGACCATGAGCGTGATTCGACCGCGTCCATGGATAACATCAGCATTGAGGATGATTCAGTCGCAGATCCTAACGAAGCGCAGGAGCAACAGGAGCCCGCCTTAACCCGCAATTTCACAGTTAGGACAGTCCCGGGGAGCGCTCAGGAGAAAGCCTTGGCGGGCGCAGACGCCAAGGTTTCCGGTGGAGCCGATGATCACAACTGGTCGGGCCTCGATGGGGTGACGCGGGTGAACTCGCTCGTTCAGCTTCCCAGGTTCTCCGAGGAGAAGGCGGTCAGTTGA